The proteins below are encoded in one region of Phaseolus vulgaris cultivar G19833 chromosome 1, P. vulgaris v2.0, whole genome shotgun sequence:
- the LOC137814260 gene encoding auxin-induced protein 22E: MGSYQTELNLKATELRLGLPGSDEPQEIRSCSGSVVRSSNKRSSPESSVEESRCKTNTNSDTSDSTTTSDHDQDTVQPAKVQVVGWPPIRSFRKNSLQQKKVEQGDGTGMYVKVSMAGAPYLRKIDLKVYQSYPELLMALQNLFKCTFGEYSEREGYNGSEFAPTYEDKDGDWMLVGDVPWNMFVSSCKRLRIIKGSEAKGLGCL, from the exons ATGGGGAGCTATCAAACTGAGCTCAATCTTAAGGCCACAGAGTTGAGGTTGGGATTGCCTGGGAGTGATGAGCCTCAAGAGATACGTTCATGCAGTGGCTCTGTTGTTAGAAGCAGCAACAAGAGATCTTCACCAGAATCCAGTGTGGAAGAATCCAGGTGCAAAACCAACACTAACTCTGACACTTCTGACTCCACAACCACAAGTGATCACGACCAAGACACTGTCCAGCCTGCAAA GGTACAAGTAGTGGGGTGGCCACCAATTAGATCTTTTAGGAAGAACAGTCTACAACAGAAGAAGGTGGAGCAGGGCGATGGAACTGGAATGTACGTAAAAGTCAGCATGGCTGGTGCACCTTACTTGAGGAAGATAGATCTAAAGGTTTACCAAAGCTACCCAGAACTCCTCATGGCCTTGCAAAATTTGTTCAAGTGCACATTTG GTGAATATTCAGAAAGAGAAGGATACAACGGATCTGAATTCGCCCCTACTTATGAAGACAAGGATGGTGACTGGATGCTGGTTGGAGATGTTCCATGGAA CATGTTTGTATCCTCCTGCAAGAGGCTGAGAATAATCAAAGGATCAGAAGCAAAGGGGTTGGGTTGTTTATGA
- the LOC137814261 gene encoding auxin-induced protein AUX28-like, translated as MEVGLKKENMGFEETELRLGLPGNAASATEEVLRKRGFSETETQDDTATVDLMLNLSSKEPTTGADPTHKHNTLPKEKTLLPADPAKPPAKAQVVGWPPVRSFRKNMLAVQKSVGEESEKNSSPNASFVKVSMDGAPYLRKVDLKMYQSYRELSDSLGKMFSSFTIGNCESQGMKDFMNESKLMDLLNSSDYVPTYEDKDGDWMLVGDVPWEMFVESCKRLRIMKGKEAIGLGLAPRAMAKSKNRS; from the exons ATGGAGGTTGGCCTGAAGAAGGAGAACATGGGGTTTGAAGAAACTGAGCTAAGGCTTGGACTGCCTGGAAACGCTGCCTCAGCCACTGAAGAAGTGCTAAGGAAGAGAGGATTCTCTGAGACTGAAACTCAGGATGACACTGCCACAGTGGATTTGATGCTTAATCTTTCATCCAAGGAACCAACCACTGGAGCAGATCCAACTCATAAGCACAACACCTTGCCTAAGGAGAAGACCCTTCTGCCTGCAGATCCTGCTAAGCCTCCAGCCAA GGCACAGGTGGTGGGTTGGCCACCTGTGCGGTCCTTCCGGAAGAACATGTTAGCTGTACAGAAGAGTGTTGGAGAAGAGAGTGAAAAGAACAGCAGCCCTAATGCAAGCTTTGTGAAAGTTAGCATGGATGGAGCACCTTATCTGCGCAAAGTGGACTTGAAGATGTATCAGAGTTACCGCGAGCTCTCTGATTCTTTAGGCAAAATGTTCAGCTCCTTCACCATTG GCAATTGTGAATCCCAAGGAATGAAGGATTTCATGAATGAGAGCAAACTGATGGATCTTTTGAACAGCTCTGATTATGTCCCAACCTACGAGGACAAGGATGGTGACTGGATGCTTGTCGGTGATGTCCCATGGGA GATGTTTGTTGAATCATGCAAGCGTTTACGCATTATGAAAGGAAAGGAGGCTATTGGCCTTGGTCTTG cACCAAGAGCCATGGCAAAAAGCAAGAACAGGAGCTAG